In Candidatus Latescibacter sp., a genomic segment contains:
- a CDS encoding Smr/MutS family protein, with translation MEEEIFDYPVDGILDLHMFQPKDVKSVLSEYLTECRARGILRVRIIHGKGQGVLREIVHSFLKNCTYCIEFQTPSDASGWGATIAILKPLEKKE, from the coding sequence ATGGAAGAAGAAATTTTCGATTACCCGGTCGACGGCATCCTCGATCTGCACATGTTCCAGCCGAAGGATGTCAAGTCGGTGCTCTCCGAATACCTGACCGAGTGCCGCGCGCGGGGCATTCTCCGGGTGCGCATCATTCACGGCAAGGGGCAGGGTGTCCTAAGGGAGATCGTGCATTCATTTCTTAAAAACTGCACGTATTGCATCGAATTCCAGACCCCCTCCGATGCCTCCGGGTGGGGCGCGACCATAGCTATACTAAAACCTTTGGAGAAAAAAGAATGA
- a CDS encoding putative porin — protein sequence MKYRIQKRAILLSAILGILPTASYSQTLSFSPAGALVFKGDFRYRHQYSKEENMEQRNRDRFRLRLNMTAAVQENVNIIAGLATGINNSPTTEIQDMTGGFSKKQVWLDLAYIDWTTPITGLKVQGGKIKNPFYTVARSQLIWDTDLNPEGLAILCSGTSKPMGFFINCAFFDVEERAAAKDSYLLGGQVGLKHTDSSGNVILGASFYDYLNSRGFPTFYDPAKSYGNSVDAGKLYLFDYRMAEVFGEISTTKPGFPLDIQADYVANMAPDVKAGLGYFAGISLGKTANPGSWALRIQYRKLEKDAVIGVFTDSEFAGSGTDNKGWVFGADFQAARNITAGLSYYKNQKGIANGLDFTRMDFDLSFNF from the coding sequence GTGAAGTATCGGATACAAAAACGAGCAATTCTCCTGTCCGCAATTCTTGGAATTCTGCCAACTGCATCATATTCACAGACGCTCAGTTTCTCTCCCGCCGGCGCCCTGGTATTCAAGGGGGATTTCCGTTATCGCCATCAATATTCCAAAGAAGAAAATATGGAACAGCGAAACCGCGACAGATTCCGTCTCCGTCTGAATATGACCGCCGCTGTACAAGAAAATGTGAATATCATAGCAGGACTGGCTACCGGAATCAACAATTCTCCGACTACAGAGATTCAGGATATGACAGGTGGTTTTTCGAAAAAACAGGTATGGCTCGATCTGGCGTACATCGATTGGACCACACCCATTACCGGCCTTAAAGTTCAGGGTGGAAAGATAAAAAATCCTTTCTATACAGTCGCCCGCAGCCAGTTGATCTGGGACACTGACCTCAACCCGGAAGGGCTGGCAATTCTGTGTTCCGGGACATCCAAACCGATGGGTTTTTTTATCAACTGCGCCTTTTTTGATGTCGAGGAGCGCGCCGCCGCAAAAGACTCCTATTTACTGGGCGGCCAGGTCGGGCTGAAACATACGGATTCGTCAGGAAATGTAATCCTTGGCGCCAGCTTCTACGATTATTTGAACAGCAGGGGGTTCCCCACTTTCTACGATCCGGCAAAAAGCTACGGAAACTCTGTGGATGCCGGCAAGCTGTATCTCTTCGATTACCGGATGGCGGAGGTTTTCGGCGAAATTTCTACCACAAAACCGGGTTTCCCGCTGGATATTCAGGCGGATTATGTAGCCAACATGGCACCGGATGTCAAAGCCGGGCTGGGGTATTTCGCAGGCATCTCCCTTGGGAAAACGGCCAATCCCGGCTCCTGGGCTTTACGGATACAATACCGGAAACTGGAGAAGGATGCAGTTATCGGGGTTTTCACCGATTCAGAGTTCGCCGGGAGCGGAACCGACAACAAAGGCTGGGTATTCGGCGCCGACTTTCAGGCCGCCCGGAACATCACCGCAGGTCTGAGCTATTACAAAAACCAGAAGGGGATCGCCAACGGGCTTGATTTCACACGGATGGATTTTGATCTTTCTTTTAATTTCTGA